In Oryza sativa Japonica Group chromosome 11, ASM3414082v1, the following are encoded in one genomic region:
- the LOC136353988 gene encoding cyclin-T1-3, whose protein sequence is MDGIQTSDSSHHGIVENSPYRTPYDRYAEGGQLGASWYFSRKEIEENSLSRRDGIDLKKESYLRKSYCTFLQDLGMRLKVPQVTIATAIVFCHRFFLRQSHAKNDRRTIATVCMFLAGKVEETPRPLKDVILISYEIIHKKDAAAVQRIKQKEVYEQQKELILLGERVVLVTLGFDLNVHHPYKPLVEAIKKFKVAQNALAQVAWNFVNDGLRTSLCLQFKPHHIAAGAIFLAAKFLKVKLPSDGEKVWWQEFDVTPRQLEEVSNQMLELYEQNRVAPPPSQGNDTEGSSASVVNQRASGKAPGSSEEPPTHENHLAPRQSSTPGHQGYDHPHPEKQNSSQRVPQNDARDGTANSNEGPNMSSTMDAMKKIDKDKVKAALEKRRKSKGDVAKKVDIMDDDDLIERELEHGVELAAEDEKIKHERRQSWPHSAHREDHQGVARLTENTEEGELSIDSQEYRSPELDNRKRKDMHEHRNYDRGERDLKRLRS, encoded by the exons ATGGATGGCATACAGACAAGTGACTCTTCACATCATGGAATTGTAGAAAACAGCCCATATAGAACTCCCTATGATAGATATGCAGAAGGTGGTCAACTTGGTGCTTCCTGGTATTTTAGTAGAAAGGAAATAGAGGAAAATTCCTTATCAAGAAGAGATGGCATTGATTTGAAAAAAGAGTCTTATCTTCGCAAATCATATTGCACTTTCTTGCAGGATTTAGGGATGAGGCTTAAAGT GCCTCAAGTGACAATTGCTACAGCCATCGTGTTTTGTCATCGTTTTTTCCTTCGTCAATCTCATGCAAAAAATGATAGACGG ACAATCGCCACAGTTTGCATGTTCTTGGCGGGAAAAGTTGAAGAAACACCCAGACCCCTGAAAGATGTCATACTCATTTCCTATGAAATCATCCACAAAAaggatgctgctgctgttcaGCGAATTAAGCAGAAG GAAGTATATGAACAGCAGAAGGAGCTTATTTTACTTGGGGAGCGTGTTGTGCTTGTAACACTTGGTTTTGATCTGAACGTGCACCATCCGTACAAGCCCTTGGTTGAAGCAATAAAGAAATTCAAGGTTGCTCAAAATGCACTTGCTCAAGTTGCCTGGAATTTTGTCAACGATGG GCTACGCACTTCACTTTGCCTTCAATTTAAGCCCCACCATATTGCGGCCGGCGCAATCTTCCTGGCTGCGAAGTTTCTCAAAGTCAAGCTTCCATCAGATGGCGAGAAGGTCTGGTGGCAAGAGTTTGATGTAACCCCACGGCAGTTGGAAG AGGTTAGCAACCAAATGTTGGAGCTCTATGAACAAAACCGTGtggcaccaccaccatcacaaGGGAATGACACTGAAGGTAGCTCTGCGAGTGTGGTCAATCAACGTGCTTCTGGGAAAGCTCCGGGATCTTCTGAAGAGCCTCCCACCCATGAAAATCACCTAGCGCCCAGACAGTCGAGCACGCCAGGCCACCAGGGCTATGACCACCCTCATCCTGAGAAGCAGAACTCAAGCCAGAGGGTACCTCAGAATGATGCAAGGGATGGTACTGCCAATAGCAACGAAGGCCCCAATATGTCATCAACGATGGATGCGATGAAAAAGATAGACAAGGATAAGGTGAAAGCTGCCCTGGAGAAACGGAGGAAATCGAAAGGCGATGTTGCTAAAAAGGTTGATATCATGGATGATGATGACCTAATCGAGAGGGAACTGGAACATGGTGTGGAATTGGCTGCCGAGGACGAGAAGATCAAGCACGAGAGGAGGCAGAGTTGGCCCCATTCTGCACATCGGGAGGATCACCAAGGCGTCGCTCGCCTGACTGAAAACACTGAGGAAGGTGAGTTGTCCATAGACAGCCAAGAGTACCGTTCTCCGGAGCTTGACAACCGAAAGAGAAAGGATATGCATGAGCACAGGAATTACGATCGCGGTGAAAGGGACCTTAAAAGGTTAAGGTCTTGA
- the LOC4349828 gene encoding NDR1/HIN1-like protein 1, with protein sequence MGKDCGNHGDDDIRQACRRLLTILFGLALIVAIIALIVYLVLRPTHPRFFLQDATLRQLDLSNSSTSGVLSTALQVTVASRNPNDRVGVYYDRLDVYASYKYQQITLAASLPPVYQGHGDVDVWSPVLSGPDVPFAPYLGDALAKDVAAEYLILQVKIDGRVRWKVGSWISGHYHLFVTCPAFFIASGGNGYPGANGLKFQTATYCRVEV encoded by the coding sequence atgggcaAGGACTGCGGCaaccacggcgacgacgacatccGGCAGGCGTGCCGGCGGCTGCTGACGATCCTCTTCGGCCTCGCCCTGATCGTGGCCATCATCGCGCTCATCGTCTACCTCGTGCTCCGCCCCACCCACCCTCGCTTCTTCCTCCAGGACGCCACGCTCCGCCAGCTCGACCTCTCCAATTCCTCCACCTCCGgcgtcctctccaccgccctccAGGTCACCGTCGCCTCCCGCAACCCCAATGACCGCGTCGGCGTCTACTACGACCGCCTCGACGTCTACGCCTCCTACAAGTACCAGCAGATCACGCTCGCCGCCTCGCTCCCGCCGGTGTACCAGGGCCACGGCGACGTCGACGTCTGGTCGCCGGTGCTCTCCGGCCCGGACGTCCCCTTCGCGCCCTACCTCGGCGACGCCCTCGCCAAGGACGTCGCGGCGGAGTACCTCATCCTCCAGGTCAAGATCGACGGCCGCGTCCGGTGGAAGGTCGGCAGCTGGATCTCCGGCCACTACCACCTCTTCGTCACCTGCCCGGCCTTCTTCATCGCCTCCGGCGGCAACGGCTACCCCGGCGCCAATGGCCTCAAGTTCCAGACCGCCACCTACTGCCGCGTCGAGGTCTAG